In the genome of Xenopus laevis strain J_2021 chromosome 1S, Xenopus_laevis_v10.1, whole genome shotgun sequence, one region contains:
- the ap3s1.S gene encoding adaptor related protein complex 3 subunit sigma 1 S homeolog isoform X1 — protein MIKAILIFNNHGKPRLCKFYQHYSEDTQQQIVRETFHLVSKRDENVCNFLEGGLLIGGSDNKLIYRHYATLYFVFCVDSSESELGILDLIQVFVETLDKCFENVCELDLIFHVDKVHNILAEMVMGGMVLETNMNEIVTQIDAQTKLEKSENFIFQSPRQDR, from the exons ATGATAAAAGCCATCCTCATCTTCAACAACCATGGCAAGCCCCGGCTGTGCAAGTTCTACCAACACTAT AGTGAAGATACACAACAACAGATTGTAAGAGAAACATTCCACCTGGTATCCAAAAGAGatgaaaatgtttgcaatttcTTAGAAGGAGGCTT attaATAGGTGGATCTGACAATAAACTCATATATCGGCATTATGCTACTTTATATTTTGTCTTCTGTGTGGATTCTTCAGAAAGTGAACTTGGCATTCTAGATCTTATACAA GTGTTCGTAGAGACTCTGGACAAATGCTTTGAAAATGTCTGTGAGCTGGATTTAATATTCCACGTAGATAAG GTTCACAACATCCTTGCAGAAATGGTGATGGGAGGTATGGTACTAGAAACTAATATGAATGAAATTGTCACTCAAATTGATGCACAGACAAAGCTGGAAAAGTCAGAG